One region of Olleya sp. Hel_I_94 genomic DNA includes:
- a CDS encoding choice-of-anchor L domain-containing protein produces MKKFLLIVTFLGALFTAQSQDVLMQNGTFSQCSGVLYDSGGASANYADNENFVLTLCPDGPDQFIQIQFTTFSTQLGSDVMTIYDGDDTSAAVIGTYSGGGAANNPGTISASTTSATGCITIEFVSSAAANTSGWAANISCLQSCQTITPTIDATNPVADGLGVIQIPLGGTVSFDGSAIFEDDGTGATYNWNFGDGSSATGLSSSHVFNNLGTFTVTFTATDSNPTGCSASTTIEVEVLSPYITVNQTTYTVPELIEDVLIDSPCATVSNFNWSTGSNFGQENGIGYFTALPGAFPFEAGIVLNSGDAMEAEGPETGTQSSGGWPGDADLENAIPALNPGDSNDASFIEFNFVPIANSISFDFLFASEEYGGFQCGFTDAFAFLLTDLSTTAVTNLAIVPGTTDVVSVFTVRDNAYNASCPSVNPTFFDSYYGAGGLPPGNSPIDFRGYTTSMTAFSNVTPGNTYNIKLVIADDGDTAYNAAVFLGAGTFNLGGDLGDDVTIDAGTAICSGGSVPLDTNLPTATHTWYLDGVVIPGETGSTLNATENGVYSVDVVFSATCQATDSVLIEFIPGPMVENTIDIITCNNPSGNEIFDLTVNDTEAIGSQIAADVTISYHNSLSDAQLGLNPIADPANYIGNETYPEIIHIRIEDVASGTCSDVDTFNLDVITSVLNQAPDMEVCDDVSNDGVEMFNLELQTATVLGTQLASEYTVTYHNSFADADSGDNPLVSPYNGSNGEYIFVRIESLIDSDCYTATTLPNGGFTLIVNPNAIAVQPSNMVVCDDVSEDGFEIFDLTTQETTILGGQDPANYTVTFYENLTDLDAETNPILNSTTYQNIDSPEQIVYVRVNDNINPTCYGSTTFNLIVNALPTSITPTPLEVCDDGIPDGFTSIDLSIKNNEISGGNPDYAVSYYLTQLDAETETSPLAIPYTNISNPQIVYVRVEDVTTGCFTTTTLQLDVVQAPVAFTPTALEYCDPDSDGFGVFTLSDATAEITGGAPGLTVTYHETSSDATNNVNPLVSPYNNIVANTQVIYVRVESATISTDCATFVDLVLIVNPTPQITDPSALEVCDNDADGFAIFDLELNNPEILNQLDSDTTNDLAAADYTITFYETEANANVPTNAIATPNAYTNTTADIQIIWVRVDDNANGCSTVTPMDLIVNPLPVLVQPDPIALCDYNNPGDEVEAFNLEDANAQILAGQTGITLTYYISQSGADNATAADQIFSPYTNIVNPQTVYVRAVDNVTGCVSTITLDLRVNPIPSPQASPVALIECDDDNDGFTTFNLDSQTTTILNGEPDVSISYHETQADATNDLNALVSPYTNIVANTQMIYVRAENDITGCFTIVVLPLQVQPSPVVPVVIDDYIVCDDNDDGFSQFDFDTVMAPQILGTQDPADFTLTYHTTQIAADNGTSPIVNTGNYTNVTNPQTIYVRLEGNVNGCVTTGSFIIRVEFPPVIVQPTPLAICDELDADYYENNDDMATFDLTVKNDEITAGNPSWIVTYYETQANAQADVSPIVDPTMYTNMMVGTNPANPQTVYVRVTDADTGCFSFTTLTIRVLPNPTPLQNPTDLELCDDVNIVGPNDLIEIFDLTTNEVTTINGELGVSASYYTDLDDALMGTNQIVDPTAHSNEDPDNPGVAINPQTIYMRVTNGTDASGTGGTGCYTIVSFDITVNPLPEVSPIEDYIYCELFNDGQYGFDLESKTPEILNGQDGTIFTVTYHETQGEADMAMNALSSPYTNTSNPQTIYVNITNTLTGCDTTTTFNIEVQEAAQANPDLVPIVYQICDDNMETDGDTTDDSAQFDLLTLNPEVLDGQDPANYIVSYYATQADADAATDALPFLYENSVNPQVIYVRVDNNTMTVLPLAIDLAGLGTTGIDFNGDGTIDTIDTDLDGVFDLIDVDGDGLSDGTDTDADGLIDEIDIDGDGIADAVDIDGDGVLDNQADSSVCYDTAEITLQVNPLPEFDLDDTYLLCVNTNGTEVVNTPVLDTGLSATDYTFEWQLESVTLPGETGSSLTPTQGGLYTVIVTDAVTGCTNDDSATVEESEPPVITAEVTTAAFAEVHNISVTATGSGVSIFEFSIDDGPWETNTPNDGMYMFTDVGAGEHIITVRDINGCGEASIPVMVMDYPHFFTPNDDGFNDTWNIYGIEDQLDAEIYIFDRYGKLLKQLSPSGLGWDGTYNGNPMPTSDYWFTVEYRELNDTSNTRKQFKAHFTLKR; encoded by the coding sequence ATGAAAAAATTTCTACTTATTGTTACTTTTCTAGGTGCTTTATTCACTGCTCAATCTCAAGATGTTTTGATGCAAAACGGAACGTTTTCCCAATGTTCAGGTGTGCTTTATGATTCAGGAGGAGCATCGGCTAATTATGCTGATAACGAGAATTTTGTTTTAACGCTATGTCCAGATGGACCAGATCAATTTATTCAAATACAATTTACAACATTTAGTACACAACTAGGTTCCGACGTAATGACTATCTATGATGGTGATGATACAAGTGCTGCGGTAATTGGTACATATTCTGGTGGTGGAGCAGCAAATAATCCAGGTACAATTTCTGCATCAACAACTAGTGCAACAGGTTGTATTACAATAGAGTTTGTAAGTAGTGCAGCAGCAAATACTTCAGGTTGGGCTGCTAATATTTCATGTTTACAATCCTGTCAAACAATTACACCTACTATAGATGCTACAAACCCAGTAGCTGATGGTTTAGGTGTTATTCAAATTCCTTTAGGTGGTACTGTTAGTTTTGATGGTAGTGCAATTTTTGAAGATGACGGAACAGGAGCAACTTATAACTGGAATTTTGGAGATGGATCTTCAGCAACAGGACTATCATCAAGTCATGTATTTAACAATTTAGGGACGTTTACTGTAACATTTACAGCAACAGATAGCAATCCAACAGGATGTTCTGCTTCGACAACTATTGAAGTAGAAGTTTTAAGTCCATATATTACTGTAAATCAAACAACTTATACAGTTCCAGAATTAATAGAGGATGTATTAATTGATAGCCCATGTGCTACAGTTTCTAATTTTAATTGGAGTACAGGAAGCAATTTTGGGCAAGAAAATGGGATTGGATATTTTACAGCACTTCCAGGTGCATTTCCATTTGAAGCAGGTATTGTTTTAAATTCTGGTGATGCAATGGAAGCTGAAGGACCTGAAACAGGAACACAAAGTAGTGGTGGATGGCCAGGAGATGCAGATTTAGAAAATGCAATACCAGCATTAAACCCAGGAGATTCTAATGATGCTTCTTTTATCGAGTTTAATTTTGTGCCAATTGCTAATAGTATAAGTTTTGATTTCTTATTCGCATCAGAAGAGTATGGAGGTTTCCAATGTGGATTTACAGATGCTTTTGCATTTTTATTAACGGATTTATCAACGACTGCAGTTACTAATTTGGCAATCGTGCCAGGAACAACAGATGTTGTTTCTGTGTTTACGGTTAGAGACAATGCGTATAATGCAAGTTGTCCATCGGTTAATCCAACTTTTTTCGACTCTTATTATGGAGCAGGAGGATTGCCTCCAGGAAATTCTCCAATCGATTTTAGAGGTTATACAACTTCTATGACTGCTTTTTCTAATGTAACGCCTGGTAACACTTATAACATTAAACTAGTTATTGCGGATGATGGTGATACAGCCTATAATGCAGCAGTGTTTTTAGGAGCAGGAACATTTAATTTAGGAGGAGATTTAGGAGATGATGTTACCATAGATGCTGGTACAGCAATATGTTCAGGAGGTTCTGTACCTTTAGATACAAACTTACCTACAGCAACTCATACTTGGTATTTAGACGGAGTTGTTATACCAGGAGAAACGGGATCTACTTTAAACGCAACGGAAAATGGTGTTTATAGTGTTGATGTTGTTTTTTCTGCTACATGTCAAGCGACAGATTCTGTTTTAATAGAATTTATTCCAGGACCAATGGTGGAAAATACCATTGATATTATTACATGTAATAATCCTTCCGGAAATGAAATTTTTGATTTAACGGTTAATGATACCGAAGCGATAGGAAGTCAAATCGCTGCAGACGTAACTATTAGTTATCATAATAGTTTGTCAGATGCACAATTGGGACTTAATCCTATTGCGGATCCAGCCAACTATATTGGAAATGAAACCTATCCAGAAATTATTCATATCAGAATTGAAGATGTGGCATCAGGAACTTGTTCAGATGTTGATACTTTTAATCTAGATGTGATAACTTCGGTTCTTAACCAAGCACCAGACATGGAGGTTTGTGATGATGTGTCTAATGATGGAGTTGAAATGTTTAATTTAGAATTACAGACTGCAACAGTTTTAGGTACGCAACTAGCTTCAGAATATACAGTAACCTATCATAACTCATTTGCAGATGCTGATTCAGGTGATAACCCATTAGTTAGTCCATATAATGGTAGCAATGGTGAATATATTTTTGTTCGTATCGAAAGCTTAATTGATTCAGACTGTTATACAGCTACTACCTTACCAAACGGAGGATTTACCTTAATTGTTAATCCAAATGCTATAGCTGTACAACCTTCTAACATGGTAGTATGTGATGATGTTTCTGAAGATGGATTTGAGATTTTTGATTTAACAACTCAAGAAACTACAATTCTTGGAGGTCAAGATCCAGCAAACTATACAGTTACTTTTTATGAAAACTTAACAGATTTAGATGCAGAAACTAATCCTATTTTAAATTCAACTACTTATCAAAATATAGATTCGCCAGAACAAATTGTATATGTTAGAGTTAACGATAATATTAATCCAACATGTTATGGGTCTACAACTTTTAATCTTATAGTAAATGCATTACCAACATCAATCACACCAACACCATTAGAAGTTTGTGATGATGGTATACCAGACGGATTTACAAGTATAGATTTAAGTATTAAAAACAATGAGATTAGTGGAGGTAACCCAGACTATGCGGTAAGTTATTACCTAACGCAATTAGATGCAGAAACAGAAACTAGTCCATTAGCCATACCATATACAAACATTTCTAACCCACAAATAGTTTATGTAAGAGTAGAAGATGTGACTACAGGCTGTTTTACAACAACGACATTACAATTAGATGTTGTACAAGCACCAGTAGCATTTACACCAACCGCTTTAGAGTATTGTGATCCAGACAGTGATGGCTTTGGAGTCTTCACATTAAGTGATGCTACAGCAGAAATCACAGGAGGCGCACCAGGATTAACGGTTACTTATCACGAAACCTCAAGTGATGCGACAAATAACGTAAACCCATTAGTTAGTCCATATAATAACATTGTAGCAAATACACAGGTTATTTATGTACGCGTAGAAAGTGCAACAATCTCAACAGACTGTGCAACGTTTGTAGACTTGGTTTTAATAGTAAACCCAACACCACAAATAACAGACCCAAGTGCTTTAGAAGTTTGTGATAATGATGCAGACGGTTTTGCAATTTTTGATTTAGAATTAAACAATCCAGAGATATTAAATCAGTTAGATTCAGATACAACAAACGATTTAGCAGCAGCAGATTATACGATAACATTTTACGAAACAGAAGCCAACGCTAATGTGCCAACAAATGCAATAGCAACACCAAATGCTTACACAAACACAACCGCAGATATACAAATTATTTGGGTACGCGTGGATGATAACGCTAATGGCTGTTCTACAGTAACACCAATGGATTTAATTGTAAACCCATTACCAGTATTAGTACAACCTGATCCAATAGCCTTATGTGATTATAACAATCCAGGAGACGAAGTAGAAGCCTTTAATTTAGAAGATGCCAATGCACAAATTCTAGCAGGACAAACCGGAATCACCTTAACCTACTATATTAGTCAATCCGGAGCAGACAATGCTACAGCAGCGGACCAAATATTTAGTCCATACACTAATATTGTAAACCCACAAACGGTTTATGTAAGAGCAGTGGATAATGTAACAGGCTGTGTCAGCACAATTACATTAGACTTAAGAGTTAATCCTATCCCATCACCACAAGCAAGTCCAGTAGCTTTAATAGAATGTGATGACGATAACGACGGATTTACAACCTTTAATTTAGACAGTCAAACAACAACGATCTTAAATGGAGAGCCAGACGTAAGCATCAGTTATCACGAAACACAAGCCGATGCGACAAACGATTTAAATGCCTTAGTTAGTCCATACACAAATATCGTTGCAAACACGCAAATGATATATGTGCGTGCAGAAAATGATATCACAGGATGTTTTACAATAGTCGTATTACCATTACAAGTACAACCATCACCAGTAGTACCAGTAGTAATCGATGATTATATTGTATGTGATGATAACGATGATGGGTTTAGCCAATTTGATTTTGATACAGTAATGGCACCACAAATCTTAGGGACACAAGATCCAGCAGATTTTACATTAACGTACCACACCACACAAATAGCAGCAGACAACGGAACTAGCCCAATAGTTAACACAGGTAACTATACTAATGTTACTAACCCACAGACAATTTATGTTAGATTAGAAGGTAACGTAAATGGATGTGTTACAACAGGCTCATTTATAATCCGAGTTGAGTTTCCACCAGTAATTGTGCAACCAACACCATTAGCAATATGCGATGAGTTAGATGCAGATTATTACGAAAACAATGACGATATGGCAACGTTTGACCTAACGGTTAAAAACGACGAAATTACCGCAGGTAATCCTAGTTGGATTGTAACCTATTACGAAACACAAGCCAATGCACAAGCCGATGTTAGTCCAATAGTAGACCCAACCATGTATACTAATATGATGGTAGGAACAAATCCAGCTAACCCACAAACAGTTTATGTTAGAGTCACAGATGCAGATACAGGATGTTTCTCATTTACAACATTAACCATCCGTGTGTTACCAAACCCAACACCATTACAAAACCCTACAGATTTAGAATTATGTGATGATGTGAATATTGTAGGACCAAATGATTTAATAGAAATCTTTGACCTAACCACAAATGAAGTAACCACAATAAACGGAGAATTAGGCGTAAGCGCAAGTTACTATACGGATTTAGATGATGCCTTAATGGGAACTAATCAAATAGTAGATCCAACAGCACATAGTAATGAAGATCCAGATAATCCAGGCGTAGCAATCAATCCGCAGACGATTTACATGCGTGTAACAAACGGAACAGATGCCTCAGGAACAGGAGGAACAGGATGTTATACTATAGTAAGTTTTGACATTACAGTAAATCCATTACCAGAGGTTAGCCCAATAGAAGATTATATCTATTGCGAATTATTTAATGATGGTCAATATGGCTTTGATTTAGAAAGTAAAACACCAGAAATCCTAAACGGACAAGACGGAACAATCTTTACTGTAACGTATCATGAAACACAAGGTGAAGCAGATATGGCAATGAATGCATTAAGTAGTCCATATACCAATACAAGTAACCCACAAACCATATACGTTAACATTACCAATACCCTAACAGGATGTGATACGACCACTACATTTAATATCGAAGTTCAGGAAGCAGCACAAGCCAATCCAGACTTAGTACCAATCGTATACCAGATATGTGATGACAATATGGAAACCGATGGAGACACAACTGATGATAGCGCACAATTTGATTTATTAACATTAAATCCAGAAGTATTAGATGGACAAGATCCAGCGAATTACATTGTAAGCTATTATGCCACACAAGCAGATGCCGATGCAGCAACAGATGCGTTACCATTTTTATATGAAAACAGTGTTAATCCACAAGTCATTTATGTACGTGTAGATAACAATACCATGACTGTATTACCATTGGCTATCGACCTAGCAGGATTAGGGACAACAGGAATAGACTTTAATGGCGACGGAACGATTGATACAATTGATACCGATTTAGATGGCGTTTTTGACCTAATAGATGTTGATGGCGATGGACTATCAGACGGAACAGATACAGATGCAGATGGTTTAATTGATGAAATAGACATTGATGGCGATGGTATTGCAGATGCAGTAGATATTGATGGCGATGGTGTGTTAGATAATCAAGCAGACAGCTCAGTATGTTATGACACTGCCGAAATCACATTACAAGTTAACCCATTACCAGAGTTTGATTTAGATGACACTTATTTATTATGTGTTAATACAAACGGAACCGAAGTGGTAAACACACCAGTATTAGATACAGGATTAAGTGCGACAGACTACACTTTTGAGTGGCAATTAGAAAGCGTAACCCTTCCAGGAGAAACAGGAAGCAGCTTAACACCAACACAAGGTGGTTTGTATACAGTAATAGTAACAGATGCAGTTACAGGATGTACTAATGACGACTCTGCAACGGTAGAAGAAAGTGAGCCACCAGTAATCACCGCAGAAGTAACCACAGCAGCCTTTGCAGAAGTACATAACATATCAGTAACAGCAACAGGAAGTGGCGTTTCAATCTTCGAGTTTAGTATAGACGATGGACCATGGGAAACAAATACACCAAATGATGGCATGTATATGTTTACAGACGTAGGAGCAGGAGAGCATATAATAACAGTAAGAGACATTAATGGCTGTGGAGAAGCAAGTATACCAGTAATGGTAATGGACTATCCACATTTCTTTACACCAAATGACGATGGGTTTAACGACACTTGGAACATTTACGGAATAGAAGACCAATTAGATGCCGAGATATACATCTTTGATCGTTACGGTAAATTATTAAAACAATTAAGCCCAAGTGGACTAGGATGGGATGGAACGTATAATGGTAATCCAATGCCAACTAGTGACTACTGGTTTACGGTTGAGTATAGAGAGCTAAACGATACCTCAAATACAAGAAAACAATTTAAAGCCCACTTTACTTTAAAAAGGTAA
- a CDS encoding mechanosensitive ion channel family protein yields the protein MELQKWIDKGSEIIIEYTPKMLAAIAIWIIGAFVIKQALRALKKLMLVRNYDESLQKFLINLLRWVLKIVLIIIVLGTLGIETTSFAAILAAAGLAIGLALQGSLANFAGGVLIMLFKPFKIGDLIEAQGQVGVVKEIQIFTTKLTGLSNREIIIPNGSLSNGNIINFSTEGTRRVDLVFGVGYESDIKKTKEVLMSVLTANPKVLETPAPTVNVIELADSSINFAVRPWCKAEDYWAVYFETTEQTKEALDAAGIDIPYPHSVEIQKQA from the coding sequence ATGGAATTACAAAAATGGATAGACAAAGGGTCTGAAATTATTATTGAATACACGCCTAAAATGTTAGCTGCAATAGCTATCTGGATTATTGGTGCTTTTGTTATCAAACAAGCTCTAAGAGCTTTGAAAAAATTAATGCTAGTTAGAAATTATGATGAAAGCTTACAAAAATTTTTAATAAACCTATTACGTTGGGTTTTAAAAATTGTACTAATTATAATCGTACTAGGGACGTTAGGCATTGAAACTACATCCTTTGCTGCGATATTGGCTGCAGCAGGTTTAGCAATTGGATTAGCTTTACAAGGGTCTTTAGCTAATTTTGCTGGAGGTGTATTAATTATGTTATTTAAACCTTTCAAAATTGGCGACTTGATAGAAGCACAAGGTCAAGTTGGAGTTGTAAAAGAGATCCAAATTTTTACGACTAAACTTACAGGATTATCAAACAGAGAAATTATTATCCCTAATGGCTCTTTGTCCAATGGAAATATTATTAATTTTTCTACTGAAGGTACGCGACGTGTAGATTTGGTTTTTGGCGTTGGGTATGAATCTGACATTAAAAAAACAAAAGAAGTTTTAATGTCTGTATTAACCGCTAACCCTAAAGTGTTAGAAACACCTGCACCTACGGTAAATGTGATTGAATTAGCAGATAGCTCTATTAATTTTGCTGTAAGACCTTGGTGTAAAGCTGAAGATTATTGGGCTGTTTATTTTGAGACAACCGAACAAACTAAAGAAGCACTAGATGCTGCTGGTATTGACATACCTTATCCACATAGTGTTGAAATACAAAAACAGGCTTAA
- the tsaB gene encoding tRNA (adenosine(37)-N6)-threonylcarbamoyltransferase complex dimerization subunit type 1 TsaB, whose protein sequence is MAYILNIETSTTNCSVSLSHKGETLVLKEDYGNGYSHAEKLHVYVDEVLKEAKISTLQLDAIAVSKGPGSYTGLRIGVSAAKGLAFALNIPLISVSTLEALAHQVKADSGLIIPMLDARRLEVYSAIFDTQFNSIRAIEAQVLDETSFQSYLSENKVYFIGDGVAKTKALLDNNNAVFIENKLPSADQMSALSFNKYKKSDTEDVAYFEPYYLKDFVAIKSKK, encoded by the coding sequence GTGGCATATATTTTAAATATTGAAACGTCTACAACTAACTGCTCAGTCTCTCTTTCTCATAAAGGAGAGACTTTGGTGCTAAAAGAAGATTACGGAAATGGTTATTCTCATGCAGAAAAACTCCACGTTTACGTTGATGAGGTGTTAAAAGAAGCAAAGATTTCAACATTACAATTAGATGCCATAGCAGTAAGTAAAGGACCAGGATCATATACAGGATTACGTATAGGTGTGTCTGCAGCTAAGGGTTTAGCATTTGCTTTAAACATACCATTAATATCAGTATCTACTTTAGAAGCCTTAGCGCATCAAGTAAAAGCAGATTCTGGATTAATTATACCAATGTTAGACGCTAGACGTTTAGAGGTGTATTCTGCTATTTTTGATACTCAGTTTAATAGCATTAGAGCAATTGAAGCGCAAGTCCTTGATGAGACGTCATTTCAATCTTATTTGTCAGAAAATAAAGTCTACTTTATTGGTGATGGTGTGGCTAAAACTAAAGCGTTATTAGATAATAACAATGCAGTGTTTATTGAAAACAAATTACCTTCTGCAGATCAAATGAGCGCTTTAAGTTTTAATAAATACAAAAAAAGCGACACCGAAGATGTCGCTTATTTTGAACCGTATTACTTAAAAGATTTTGTAGCAATAAAATCTAAAAAATAA
- a CDS encoding TolC family protein: protein MKTRNIIQFTLVFLVGFTAFAQEKKWSLKESVDYALQNNITVRQSLLDQQIAEQDLKSAKGNFLPTVNASASQNWNFGSFIDQNGSRISRDSRGNGFGLNAGVTLFNGFRNTNLQKQAELGIESSKIQLDILKNNISLNVVNAYLNILFNREAVKQAEEQVAISQKSLEQVQELVDAGARASADLLVSKSQLASDNERLVNAENNVVLSLLNLSQLLQIPSQGFDIQNVDIDLTEAVLAYNNSNEILSYALDNRPEIKGAQLNIDNAELNYQIARSAYLPSLSFGVGASTSYQHLQGQDDVLPIVTGFDATSGEAIIELQKNGFAEQIENNLGYNVGFSLNVPIFNGFRTDASVKRAEISKDRIVLALEQEKQTLTSNVEQAFADAKASLIQYEASKISLESQELAFQNEQDKYDLGVSTSFQLEQVRNRLINAQSSFLNAKYNYVFKTKVLDFYLDKPITE, encoded by the coding sequence ATGAAAACTAGAAATATAATACAATTCACATTAGTATTCTTAGTAGGCTTCACAGCTTTTGCTCAAGAAAAAAAGTGGTCATTAAAAGAAAGTGTTGATTACGCATTGCAAAACAACATAACCGTTAGACAGTCACTGCTAGATCAACAAATTGCAGAACAAGATTTAAAATCTGCAAAAGGAAACTTTTTACCTACAGTAAATGCAAGTGCCTCTCAAAATTGGAATTTTGGTTCGTTTATAGATCAAAACGGAAGTAGGATTTCAAGAGATTCTAGAGGTAATGGATTTGGTTTAAATGCAGGTGTTACCTTATTTAATGGCTTTAGAAACACAAATCTTCAAAAGCAAGCAGAACTAGGTATTGAAAGTAGTAAGATTCAATTAGATATTTTAAAAAATAATATCTCGTTAAATGTAGTAAATGCGTATTTAAATATATTGTTTAATCGCGAAGCTGTAAAGCAAGCAGAGGAGCAAGTGGCAATTAGCCAAAAAAGTTTAGAGCAAGTGCAAGAACTTGTTGATGCAGGAGCTAGAGCAAGTGCAGATTTGTTAGTCTCTAAATCGCAATTAGCTTCAGATAATGAGCGCTTAGTTAATGCAGAAAACAATGTGGTATTGTCACTATTAAATTTATCACAGTTATTACAAATACCATCGCAAGGGTTTGACATTCAAAATGTAGATATTGATTTAACGGAAGCAGTCTTAGCTTACAACAATTCAAACGAAATTTTATCCTACGCGTTAGATAATCGTCCAGAAATTAAAGGTGCACAACTTAATATTGATAATGCTGAATTAAACTATCAAATTGCTAGAAGTGCCTATTTACCTTCTTTAAGTTTTGGTGTTGGTGCAAGTACGTCTTACCAACATTTACAAGGACAAGATGATGTTTTACCTATAGTTACAGGATTTGATGCAACGTCTGGAGAAGCTATTATTGAATTACAAAAAAATGGATTTGCAGAGCAAATTGAAAATAACCTTGGATACAATGTTGGTTTTAGTTTAAACGTGCCAATTTTTAATGGATTTAGAACAGACGCAAGTGTTAAAAGAGCAGAGATTAGTAAAGATCGAATCGTTTTAGCTTTAGAGCAAGAAAAACAAACGCTAACTTCCAATGTAGAGCAAGCTTTTGCTGATGCTAAGGCTTCATTAATTCAATATGAAGCATCTAAAATATCTTTAGAGTCCCAAGAGTTAGCTTTTCAAAACGAACAAGATAAATACGATTTAGGTGTCAGTACATCGTTTCAATTAGAACAAGTTCGTAACCGACTAATAAATGCACAATCGTCTTTTTTAAACGCAAAATACAATTACGTTTTTAAAACTAAAGTGTTAGATTTTTATCTTGATAAACCAATAACAGAATAA
- a CDS encoding efflux RND transporter periplasmic adaptor subunit, translating to MKKVIKIIVIVALVIALLMVLKYFKDSSSKSVEEFKTAEPFYTSINTKTVATGKLNPEEEVELKPQISGIIDKILVEEGDIVKKGDVIAKIRVVPNEQSLVGASGQISTAKLSFNNAKTLYDRNKALFEKGVISRQDFENSQLSLNQAQETLNQAQNNYQIIKRGSLSGGGSANTNIIALIPGTILEIPVREGDQVIESNNFNAGTTIATIADMSKMIFEGKVDEAEVGKLEEGKDIKVILGAINEKVFPAKLTFVAPKGMEENGAVQFTIKADVTVEPSTKIRAGYSANAEIEMESKDSILVIKESLLQFNRITEKPFVDIETAPGTFEKRDVEIGLSDGINVEITEGVKEGEKIKVWNKASKEDNEDEN from the coding sequence ATGAAAAAAGTAATAAAAATAATTGTAATTGTTGCTTTGGTAATAGCGCTTTTAATGGTGTTAAAATACTTTAAAGACTCAAGTTCTAAATCAGTGGAAGAGTTTAAAACAGCTGAGCCTTTTTATACCTCAATAAATACTAAAACGGTAGCTACAGGTAAATTAAATCCAGAGGAAGAAGTAGAGTTAAAACCTCAAATTTCAGGTATTATCGATAAAATCTTAGTCGAGGAAGGTGACATCGTTAAAAAAGGAGATGTGATTGCTAAAATTAGAGTCGTACCAAACGAGCAAAGTTTGGTTGGTGCAAGTGGACAAATATCTACAGCAAAACTATCGTTTAATAATGCTAAAACATTATACGATCGTAATAAAGCTTTATTTGAAAAAGGGGTTATATCTAGACAAGATTTTGAAAACAGTCAATTGTCTTTAAACCAAGCACAAGAAACCTTAAATCAAGCTCAAAATAATTACCAAATTATTAAAAGAGGATCATTGTCTGGTGGTGGATCTGCAAATACAAATATTATCGCTTTAATTCCTGGGACAATTCTAGAGATTCCAGTAAGAGAAGGTGATCAGGTTATTGAAAGTAATAACTTTAATGCTGGTACTACAATCGCGACTATTGCAGACATGAGCAAAATGATTTTTGAAGGTAAAGTGGATGAAGCTGAAGTTGGTAAATTAGAAGAAGGAAAAGATATTAAAGTAATTTTAGGTGCGATTAACGAAAAAGTGTTTCCTGCTAAACTTACATTTGTTGCACCAAAAGGTATGGAAGAGAATGGAGCAGTGCAATTTACTATTAAAGCAGATGTAACGGTAGAACCTTCAACTAAAATTAGAGCTGGTTACAGTGCTAACGCTGAAATTGAAATGGAAAGTAAGGACAGTATTTTAGTAATTAAAGAATCATTATTACAGTTTAACAGAATTACTGAAAAACCATTTGTTGACATTGAAACAGCTCCAGGTACTTTTGAAAAAAGAGATGTGGAAATAGGATTGTCTGATGGTATTAATGTCGAAATCACAGAAGGTGTTAAAGAAGGAGAAAAAATTAAAGTGTGGAACAAAGCATCAAAAGAAGATAACGAAGATGAAAACTAG